One genomic window of Euleptes europaea isolate rEulEur1 chromosome 10, rEulEur1.hap1, whole genome shotgun sequence includes the following:
- the TRMT6 gene encoding tRNA (adenine(58)-N(1))-methyltransferase non-catalytic subunit TRM6 has product MEESVRSGSLHVIHEGDWAVLKRNEVFKAVAVLRRRKIIFEKQWFYLDNAIGHIYGTTFEVTGGGSLQPKKRVEEATAETKEAGTDNRNIIDDGKSQKLTHDDIKALKDKGIKGQEIVQQLIENSATFRDKTEFAQDKYIKKKKKKYEAVITIIKPSTRILSTMYYAREPGKINYLRYDTLAQMLTWGNVHAGNKMIIMETCAGLVLGAAMERMGGYGYIIQMYPGGEAVRAATNCFGFPESFFQTLYEFPLNKVRNLLSGTFSIKVLPSESEENIPLAEESNGSLDEKELSTQETDMECGTEIATESSPPDEQEMVDIPTDGEALEDNKAKGTMRDKQRKQEERRKKLIETAALLRDKDADGLIVASRFHPVPVLLSLLEFVAPSRPIVVYCQYKEPLLECYTKLRERGGVINLKLSETWLRNYQVLPDRSHPKLTMSSGGGYLLTGITVINENLKIDDCSEEKTEEPTSKKRKLQEPPALKEDIFL; this is encoded by the exons ATGGAGGAGAGCGTGAGGTCGGGGTCCCTCCACGTGATCCACGAGGGGGACTGGGCAGTGCTCAAGCGAAACGAAGTCTTCAAGGCGGTGGCTGTGCTGAGGCGAAG AAAAATTATCTTTGAAAAGCAATGGTTCTATCTGGATAATGCCATTGGGCACATTTATGGAACGACCTTTGAAGTGACCGGTGGGGGAAGCCTTCAGCCAAAAAAGAGGGTGGAAGAGGCAACTGCAG aAACAAAGGAAGCAGGTACAGATAACCGGAACATAATTGATGATGGGAAGTCTCAGAAACTGACTCACGATGATATAAAGGCTTTGAAGGATAAAGGCATTAAAGGACAG GAAATAGTTCAGCAGCTGATAGAAAACAGTGCCACGTTCAGAGACAAGACTGAATTTGCCCAGGATAAAtacataaagaaaaagaagaaaaa GTATGAGGCAGTCATTACAATCATAAAGCCGTCTACACGAATTCTGTCGACAATGTACTATGCAAGAGAACCGGGGAAAATCAA CTATTTACGATACGATACTCTAGCCCAAATGTTGACTTGGGGAAACGTCCATGCTGGGAACAAGATGATCATAATGGAAACCTGTGCAGGATTGGTGCTGGGTGCGGCAATGGAACGGATGGGGG GTTATGGATACATTATTCAGATGTACCCTGGAGGTGAAGCCGTTCGAGCAGCCACAAACTGTTTTGGGTTTCCAGAATCCTTTTTCCAGACACTTTACGAGTTCCCTCTCAACAAAGTGAGAAATCTTCTCTCCGGAACATTTTCTATCAAGGTATTGCCTTCAGAGTCTGAAGAGAACATCCCATtggcagaagaaagcaatgggtCATTGGATGAGAAGGAACTTTCCACACAAGAAACGGATATGGAATGCGGTACCGAGATAGCGACGGAGTCCAGTCCACCTGACGAACAAGAAATGGTGGATATTCCTACCGATGGGGAGGCATTGGAAGATAATAAAGCAAAGGGAACT ATGCGTGACAAacaaaggaaacaagaggaaaggaggaaaaagtTGATAGAAACCGCAGCCTTGTTGAGAGACAAAGATGCTGATGG TTTAATTGTAGCCAGTCGATTCCATCCAGTGCCTGTATTACTCTCGTTATTAGAATTTGTTGCTCCCTCAAGGCCTATCGTTGTCTACTGCCAATATAAAGAG CCGTTACTGGAATGCTACACAAAACTGAGAGAGAGGGGCGGTGTTATTAATCTAAAGCTTTCCGAAACCTGGTTACGCAACTATCAG GTCTTGCCAGATCGAAGTCACCCCAAATTGACCATGAGTAGCGGCGGAGGGTACCTGTTGACAGGCATCACTGTAATAAATGAAAATCTAAAAATTGATGACTGCTCAGAAGAGAAAACTGAAGAACCAACATCCAAAAAACGTAAACTTCAAGAGCCGCCAGCACTCAAAGAAGACATTTTCCTTTAA